CTGGATGAAGCTGTGGCGCACATTCATCGGCTCAGTCCGAGGATTTCGGCGCGGATTGTTGCGGAGATTGACAAGCTGAAACCAAGAGGTAAACCGCCTCAGCCCTATGTGCAAGAAGAGATTCCGTTTTCAAGTCCCTACGGGAGGTGATGATTAGAGGATAAGTTTTTTTGTGGCTACTTCCATTTAGTTCGTGTTGGCGTTGGGCGATCGTTTTTTTGGGTGCGATCGTCCTTTTTTTTTGGCTTTCACTAAAGATGGAAAACCGTACACGGCAAGAACGGTAAACGCTATAGGACTGATTATTGTTGAGTTTGCTAAGTTGGGATTAGATAACAAACACTTTTAACAAACAATGAATCCGAGAAAACCCAAGCCTACGCCTCCCAAGTTTCCCCGCCGCTTTTGGGGCAGCAATGGAGATATTCTCACAATACCCTTCTACAAGCTGCTACCTACTTCGAGAGCCTACAAGCTTAAGGAGATTTGCCAGAAGCATGGAATCCCCCTTCATGAGGTTAAGGATAGGAGGACAAAAGAGGCGTATATCGAGAGGTTGCGACAAGAGTTCTTTGCCAGAATTAAGGCAAAGGAAGCTTTAGAAGCCTATCGCGTTCGACTTGCAAAGTGGGTTGAGGAAAACGGCGATACTCTTGTCTAACTTCTAGACGGAAGCTGAAAGGGCACGACAATGTCGTGCCCCTACCATCATGCGGAGATTAAAACTAAACGGGATTAATACCGCTCCCAAACTGTAGGGTGGGCAATGCCCACCCGTCTCCGAAGTGTAGATACTGGTGGGGATAGCGATCGCCAGGATTCACGCCATACTGAAACTATCACTTGAAGAGTTTTTGGAGCGATACCCAGACAATGGTTAGCAATCTCAAAGAACTCATTGACGAGCCAGAACTTGCAGGAATTGACGATCCAGAAGAGAGGTTCACCACCAGCAGCGTGAGTTGGCAAATCTATGAAGCCTTACTAACCAAACTGGAAAACAACTCTCATTACCGCATCACCTACTTGGATGGAGTCCTAGAAATCGTGTCGCCGTCCGCAAGACATGAAAAACTCAAAAAACGTCTGGCTACACTGATAGAGTTCTATCTCATCAGAAAACGAATTCAACACACTCCAATGGGGAGTACTACTATCAGGAACAAACTCAAAAAAGTTGGAGCAGAACCTGATGAATGCTACTGCATTGGAGAAGAAAAAAATATCCCAGACCTAGCTATAGAAGTAATTATTACCAGTGGCAGCATTGACAAGCTAGAAACCTACCGACGATTGGGAGTGGCTGAGGTTTGGCTTTGGGAAATTAATCGTCTCAAGCTCTACCATTTACGGGAAGAAACACCAACAGTATTTTTCTCAACTCACGGGTACGAACAGCTCACAGCGAGTGAGTTATTGCCAGAACTTGACCTATCTCTACTCGAACAATGCGCCCTAATTTCAGACCAAATTCAGGCAATTGACGAGTTTGAAAAAGGTATTCATTAACCCCAAGCAACACGTAAGGGCACGACAATGTCGTGCCCCTACCATCATGCCCAGATAAAACTCGCGCGGGATTAATACCGTTCCCAAGGCGGCTGGAACCCGCGCCGCTTCAGAATATCCACCTCCACCTGCTGGATGCGAGTATCCAATTCAGGATTGGTCTGCCCAGACTGCGCCTGTTGCTCCGCGTTCAATTCCTTGAACTGATCCAGTGCCGTAAAGCGCTGGTCATCCGCAACATTCAGTTCAGCCAAATTGGTACGGGCGATTAAGTTTTTCGGCTCAATTTTCAGTACCCGCTGGTAAATTTCCCTCGCCTCAGCAAATTTCTGCTGAGTAAAGCGAACGCCTCCCAAACCTAAGAGCGCTCCTGTATTATTTGGCTCCCGCTGCAAAATCTCCTGGTAAGACGCAATGGCGAGTTCATAATCCTTCAGCGCCGTTGCTAAGTCAGCCTGGACGAAGTAAGCCCCAATATTATTTGGATTACGGGCAATTAACTTCGCCACCTCTTCCTTCGCCGCGACGGGATCGCGCTTGGCAATCACCTGAAGCCTGCGAAGTTGTACCGGCGTATTATCCGGGTCGATCGCCAACAGGGAATTATACAGCGCCTCCCGTTCAGCCGATGCAGGCAGAGAGCCTACCAGACTGAACAATTCTGGCGGTGCATCATTCGGCCTTTGTTGCAGCCATTCGTTGAGAACCGCAGAAGCTTCCGCTTCCGTCATGCGATTGGCTTGGTAAGCGAGACTAGCGCGTCCCAATTTCACGACCAAATCGTTGGGATCGCGAGTTAGCAGTTGGTCGTAAATGGCGATCGCATCATCCGCTCTTCCCTGAGCCACGCGAATTCCCGCTAACCCTCGCAGGGCACTCGATAGCAGCCTATCCGAGGGATTACGACTAATAATCGACTCATACCGCCGCGCACTGGCTTCCAAATTTCCCTCGCGACGGTCAAGATCCGCCAGCAATAACTCTGGAGTCAAGTCCTTAGCCCCCATTGCCGTCGCTTGGTAAGCCGCTAGAGCCTGCCTCGCTTGGGCAACTTGATTGCGCTGGAGGTACATCTGAGCCACCCGGACATTCAAGAACGGCGCATCCACGTTCGATGCCAGCAAACTCTCGTAAATTGGCAGTAATTCTGGGTCGGGTGGGTCGATGGGCACCAACGCTTGAGCCAGCGCCAGTCGATCTGTGGCATCCTCCGGCAGCGGTTGGAATTGGGACAGCAAGCGCTCCCGGAATTCGGCTTGGGAGAGTTGACCCAGTTGGTTAGCCAAAATTAACTGCTTTAGCTGTAGGGTCTTATTATTCGGTTGCGCCGCTGCCGCCTGTTGATACAGCGAAAGCGCCTGAGCTCGTTCCGACGGCACTTCACTTAAGACATCAGCAATTTCTCGCACCAAAGCTGGATTTGGGTCTGGCGTAGAGGCGAGTACCTGCTGATAAAGCGCTACGCCTTCGGAGTAAAGGTCGGTTCGCCGCTGATCTCGACCAATCGTGGTGAGGGCACGCGCCAAGGGCAATGCTGAATCCTGTCTGCCTCGCAAGGGTTCTAGAGTTGCCAAGGCTTGGTCAATCTGTCCATTGGCGGCATAGGATTGGGCTAACTCCGATCGCAGTTCAATCGCTAACCCATCGAGTTTCTTGGATTTACGCAGCTCTTGCTCTAGGACTTGAACCGATTGAGCGGTACTGCCCGTTTTCCGCAGGGCGATCGCATAAGGGGGTACGCCATAGTCGGTAATCTTTTTCCCGGTGGCTTGGTAACGCCTAAAGAATTCCAGCGCTTGCTGATAATTGCCACTGTAAGTATAGATTTTGGCGGCTCCCAGGAGGGTGTCGGGGGAGGGATTGTTGGCTAAGGCGACTTGATAATCCGCAAACGACTCCGAATAACGCCCTTGAAATCCTAAGAGTAATGCACGCTGGGCGCGGGCTTCGTTGTCGTTGGGGTTTTGGCTTAACAAGGTGTTGAGTGCCTCAATCCCCCGAACCTGCCACTCTGGACGATAACCACCGAGTACGCCCACGGCTTTGAGGGCGGGGACGTTGTTGGGAGCTTGTTCGAGTACGCGTTGATAAGCCCCCCACGCTTCGGCGTCTTTCCCGGCTTTTTGATAGGCTTGGGCTAATCCTAATTTCGCTTCTAAGGAGTTGGGAGAGCTGCGGAGGGCTTGTTGAAAGGCGGCGATCGCATCATTCGCCAATCCCCTTTGGAGGAGAGATTGTCCCCGACGCACGGCAGCCGGAATCGCTTGTGCAGAGGCCGATGGGACGATCCCATCTACAGGGATGAGGGGCAGTCCCCCCGCTAGTCCGCACATGATGAAGCAGGTCAACAAACGTGACCAGCGAGAATTACTCCTATCTGGAGAATACTCCGATCTCATCATTTAAAAGCCCTCCCAAGGTTAAGAAGATCGAATTCGGTTTTTACCCGGAACCCAGCCACGAGATCGGAAAACTCATCGCGGGCTTGTAGCGTTACACCGGCTCGGAGATAGGATGTGAGGCGGAAATCATAGAACACTTCCCACACATCGGGCAGCTTTGCCTTATTGGCGCGGCGCAGGCTACTGCTGGACAAATCTCGCCCATAGCCGAACCCTAAGCGGTCATCTTTCATAAATAGGTCTAAGAAGTTGAAGCCGGCGCTGTAGGTATCTCCACCCCGACCCATGGATGTATTTTGGTAGTGACCGTAGCGACCAAACAGCCCCATCTTAATTTCTGGAATATAGTATTCCGCATTGATGCCGTAGGAGGTTTCGCGATCGCTCGTGCGGGGACCCAATTCCCCATTGCCTCGCGCAAGTCCGTAGATTTCCTCGAATCCATTCCTCTGATCATCGCGATCGGAGGCGTAGGTGGCACGGATAATCCCGTTGTCAAACCGATAAGCCAACTCGCCGGCAAAGCCATCGACGGCTAATTCTCCCAGACTTCGAGAGGAAGAAAAAGCGGCGGCTCTGGCATTAAGATTGTCCGCGATATCCCAGTTCAACAGGGCGGCAGGACGAGAGCCAATTCCCGTTCTCGCCAGTGCCGGGTTAGTTTGAAACACCGGGTTGAAGAAATGGGTGAGGGAATCTTTGGCGAAGCTATTGCGGTCAAAATACGAAGTCAGATCCAAAATACCGGCGGTGAAGCGCAGGTTGGGATAGCTGGGTAACGAAGCCGTAACATACAGTTCAGTAATATCTAATCCCGTTCCGGCGGTGTCGGAAAACCCCTCTCCGGTGGTTAAATCTACCGTTCCCCCAAACAGCAAATTGGGAGAAACAGGATTTAGTCCAGTCAACCGTGCCCGTGCTCCTGTCTCTCCCTGGGTGATAAAACCGCCTTGGAACACGAGGGAGGGAGCTAAGGGATTGTTGGTTCTTAGAGCGTTCTCCGATTGTGCCTCTTGGGCGGCATCTATGGATGATTGGGCTTGAATATTGTCCCCAAGCAGACGCGCAGCGCCTGGACCCGAATATGGCTCCGACGTAGCGGCGGTTGCTCTGGTGTCGATGGCTTGAGCCAGCATTGTGGGTTGATTTCCCTCTACCACGGACTGGGGCACGCGGGGTTCAACTGAGTTCAGGGGTGCATCAACATCACGCAGAGCAACCGATGGCAGAATCGTTGTGGGTTGATTTCCTTCTGCCACGGACTGGGGCACGCGGGGTTCAAGGGCTGAAGGAAGGGGTGCAGGCGCATCCAAAAGGGCAAACGTCGGGAGAATCGTTGTCGGTTGCATTCCCTGTGCCGACTTTTCCAGAACCTTATATTCAACCCCATCTAAGGTCGGGGAAAAGGCCGTCGCGGCGGCTCTAACCCCTGGAACAATTGTAGTGGGTGGCTCTGTCTGTGCTTCCAGTTGGGGAACTTGAGGCTCAACCGCGTTCGGTGTCTCTGAAAGCTCTGTTGCAGGGGGAACAAAGCCCGGAAGAACCGTCGCGGGTTTGTCGGATGAAACGTTAGCTGGAGAGTTGGGATTTTGGGTGGTTGTCCCGTCTTTGGCAAAGGATAGGGAATTGGCAATCGGTACCGTGTTCACAGCCTCCTCAGTAGAGGCTTGCGGTTGTAACGAGGAGAAATTCCCTGTCTCTATAGCCGATGGGGCAAAATTATATTCGGTAGCTTGAGTTAGACTTTTTGAGGTAAACGCAGGAATCCGAGCTCTTGACGTGATTGTGTCCTGTTGGGCTACGCTTGGCTGGGCTAACGCCTCAAGCCGTTGAGTAGGTGCCAAACCGGCTGGTTCTGGTTGACCTTGGCTTAATTTAGCTTGAGCATCAAGCTCACTCTCAGGGGAATTGGTAAGACTGGCTTGTTCTTCTTCAGCCGTCTGATTCGTTATATTAGCGGCTTGGTCTGTAATATTAGCTTGAGCTGGTTTTATCCCCAAGAAGGCAGCAACCGCAAAGATGGATAATCCTCCAGTTGAAATCGCTCCAAAGGTCTTTAGGTAACTCAACCAAACAGACCGCTCTTTAGCGATTGCATTTGGCACTGCGCTATGCGCGATCTGCGCTTCGCAGCAGCGCTTCGCTATCGCTATTTGCTTATCAGTATCACTAGTTTTTTGATTTATGTCTCTCATGAACACCACAGCTACATCTAGGCGGACTTGGGTAGCAACACTGTTGGTTGTTTTATTGTTCAAGGCGGGAAAAGAGCCTCCGGACAATTCTTCCAATTAGGTCTCATCAGCTTTCTTGGCAAAAAATCCCACTGGAAGATTGCCATGAAAGCTGTTGCTGGGTAGAAAGCAACGGTTAAAGATAATCTCTAAATTGAGTCGTTTAGTTTCTTCATTTCAAAAAATAATCAGTTCTGAAGAAATCAGCGTAATGAAGAGTCTCTCAAGTCGGAACAATTCCGCCAATCATGGCTCCCGTTCAGTGAGATCAGCTTTCACCCTGAAAAGCGGCATTGTCGCTCTTTAGCCCAGATTTATGGAGTTCATCTCTCCTATTGATTGATTCAACTTTTCTGATTTTGTTCCTTGATATAGGAAGCAAAATTTAGAGAATTAACAATTATGATTTTTCAGGATAATTAGGGTCGTTAAGTGACTTGAATAAATTTAGCTAATGAACGACAAACAGGATGAAATTTGAATCAATTTTCAATCCATTTGCAGACCTTATTTAACTATATAGCCGCCGCTTAAATCCTAATTTTTACCGAAAAATGCACCTTTTAAGTGAGACTTGTTTTCAAAACTTATGTTTCCCGTTTTCCTAACAAAAACCTGGTTATTTGTTTTAATTTTTGTTACTTTAGCTCCAGCCAATTTCACAGCAAAACCAAGGTTTTCCTTTCGATTGAATCAACACGGGTAGAACGTTTTCGCCCGAGTTCGCCGTACACTAGCTCTCTTATTGCCGCTTTTTTGGCGTAGCCAACTCCTGCGAGTTCTCACGGAAGGCAAGGCTCGACAGAAATACAGAGTGCGAGCGCTCCTGCAATTCATTTCTCTTGAACAGCCATTCAACCCGACAAGTCCTTTTCTTACCTTGAAGGAGGCTAAAAATGGCTCACTCAATCGGCGCGAACATGGGGTCTCTCTACCTTTGTAACCTGAATTGATAAAGATTTGACGAAGAACTGTCGCAGCCAGTATAAAGAAAGAATAAAGTTTATTTTTGTTATCCGGGTCATACTGATTAGCTGACCTGTACGAGGGAGAGTAATAAGAGACAACCCTTGTAAACGGAAGGAGCAATCCCTAGCACAGAGTTAGCCATTCACCCAAGGTTCCGAGATTCAACACAAAACGCTCAACCAACTAGGACTCGCTTAGGCGGAAGTCTCCCTATGTTACGGTCGAGATAGGATTTTAGACAAAAACTCACCCAAAAGTGAAAATCCTGGTGGGTCTGGATGATTAGGTCTTGAATTTTGACGATAGGGGTGCGATTCAACCTGAAAACTGAGTCATTTTTGCGAGAATCTGCTCTTACATTCGTTATCGTTCAGAGCCGGATTTTACAAAGATTTGAATACTGGCGCATCGGTTTTCTGAAACCTTTTATCTACCCGCTCTCATTCTTCCTTCTTATCCATCAATTCAGCTATCAGCTATGGGAATTCTGTCTCACCCTTCTTTCCAAAAGAAAGTCCTAACCTCACCCCCTTGGTGTTATCTCCGAGGCGGAGTGACGCTTGCCCTCCTCGCCGTTTTAACAACGGGATGTAACGAGGTGTCCTTAAAAGCAGGGCAATTACCTAGTCTCATACCCGACTTATCAACCAAGGCGGATTTTAAACTTGGGGTGACTCCCGCAGAACGTTCGGGAGTCTATACGGTAGCAGGAACCACCAATCTTCCAGACAAGAGTCGCATCGGAGTCGCGGCTGTTCGCTATCTGCAAGTCGGTAAGGCTGAAACTGAAAACTTCAAGCCGCATCAAACCTATTCAATTCTGGCTTATCAAGATGTTGAGGTAAATAAAGGGAAATGGCAAGCCGCCCTAAATCTCTGGAAAGTGGCACCGAATGGTCAGTTTAAAGAAGCTTGGCAACTGGAGCAGCTCTTACTGGGAATTTCGTTCAAACCCGAATCAGAAGTACTCTTCCTAGCCACCGTTGCGCCAACGGATTCGTTGTCGGAACTCGAACAACAATTACAAAAGCAAGACATCAAGCTAGTTAGTAACATTGTTCGCAATACAGTCGAGGGGGAACGGTATGTTCAGGCTAGTCAAATTCTGACGGTGGCTTTACCGATTGGTCAAACAACAGCCCCCCCAAAACGCCCGGAAGACCTTAATGGTGGCTGGGGACCTCGGTACCTGCTCATTGATGAGCCGCCAAATACGAACAAGTTTGAACAACCCAATAAACGTCGAACGAATGCTCCAATGGCACCGGCTGAGTATTTGCAGTAACGCATTCCCGCTTTAAGCCTAGTGGATGCGGGCGCAGTGGGTGCCCGCTTGAAGGCGCGACGGACTCTTAATCTATCCTCGGTTGATTGCTCTTTTATCTGCCTTCAGGTAAGGAGTAAGAATAACTCTCTTTAGAGAGAATTTTAAAACTCTCTTCAGATAGAATTTTCGGCTTTTTTAAGCCTTTTTGGAGGGAATAAAGAAACAGTGAAGCGACGTTTATTTCCCGTAAAGAAACTATGAATCCAAGCCCTTTTGCTTGCAGGGCAACGAAATGAATCCGTATAGTTAGTTGAAGGTTTATGAAGCAAACAGGTTCCTTGACTTGGATAAGGGAATTTTCCAAGAAACAGCCTCAAGGACACGTAAAAGTAGGATGAATTCAGATGAGCAAAGTTAAACTTCTAAATATCTCTATTGATAATATATCACAGGCAGAATTCTTTGAAAAGTGTAAAAGCGGGGTTGTTTTTACTCCGAATGTCGATCACTTAATGAAGTTACAAAGTGACCCAGAATTTGTCAACACTTACAAGGATGCAACCTACAAATTGTGTGACAGCAAAATTCTGTTTTTTATCTCTCGCTTTTTGGGAACACCCATCAAAGAGAAAATTTCTGGTTCTGACCTTTTTCCGGCGTTTTACCAGTATCACAAAAACAATGAAGATATTAAAATCTTCCTACTGGGAGCACGCGTTGGGGTAGCGCTTAAAGCTCAAGAGAAGATTAACGCACAAGTCGGAAGAACCATGATTGTGGGCGCACATTCTCCCTCATTTGGCTTTGAAAAAAATGAAGAGGAATGTGCGAAAATTATTGAACTGATTAACCAATCAGGCGCGACAGTCCTGGCTGTAGGAGTTGGCGCTCCCAAACAAGAAAACTTTATCAGCAAGTACAAAGACCAATTTACCAACATCAAGATTTTCCTAGCCATTGGTGCGACGATTGATTTTGAAGCGGGCAATATCAAAAGAGCGCCCAAGTGGATTAGCGAAATCGGCATGGAATGGTTGTACAGATTGCTAGCTGAACCCAAAAGGCTATGGAAGCGGTACTTAGTACATGGGCCTTCTTTCTTCTGGCTGATTCTCAAGCAAAAGCTTAATCTGTATGTAGATCCCTTTAATTCTGATTATTCAGAGCCTTATAAGGAAGTCTCTAGTCAGAACATATAAAGGGTTGAGACCCTTGATTAGTGTATTTATTATCGGGTGTGTGACGCAAATACTATTATTAGAGTTCTCTCGATTACGCCATTTTATGCCTAGTAACGCACCCGCTCATAGCGGTGCGTTATTACATTTAATGGACTGACAGAATTAAAAGTAAGTTTATAAATTTGCTCTAATTTTCGCTTCTATTTAAAGTAAGTATTTGCCTGCATTCATCCCTGAAAATTTTAGACAAATTTTCGCGGCATCTGAATTAATTAACCAAAAAAATCAAAGTCATTTAGATATTGAATATTTTAAATAATGATTGTTACAAATACTTTTCTTCCCCCTGGAATTTGGGGGGCTAGTCAGGTCGATGTGTAGCGCCTTAAATGTGAAATGGTATAACCCAGTTTCGGGGTCTAGCGAACTCTACAGATAGACGCTCAACGCCCACTGGCACTTAAAAAAAAGACCCCCACCGCTATGCTTGAAGCGCGGCGAGGGAAAACCAGGGTGCATCTACCTTTTCTCTTACTCAACAAATGTCTCGCGCCATCCGGAAAAATCAGCGATAGACACGGAAGTCGGGATGGGATGAGGCATATTCGTAGAAATCGCACAAGTTTAAGAAAAATTTTTGTTAAAACTGAATTGATGCCATGCGCTCTATTGCTGAGTCAGAAACCCCTGCCTTTAGGCGGGAGCGTGTAGAACTTCCGTGTAGAGCCTACAGCAAGATATTGATCCACATCAGGGCTTGCGAACCGTTTGTGTGTACGCAATGGGGTGCAAATGAAAGCGAGCTCTTCTATGCAAGAAGCGCTTTTCGAAAAGCAACGCGGGTGCCCTTTGGGCCATCGCTGTTATAGCCAAAAAATTTGAACGCAATTATCTCATTCAAGAATAAGGCAAGAGCAATTTTCTCTTCTGTAGGCAAAAACCGCGCCAACCCATCTCCAACCCTACGGGAGGAGAGCAGAATTTCCGACCAACTGGCTCATCCGGATCAAGTTGTAAAGGCTCTGTATCAAGTAGTTGGTATCTCCTGACTCCAGTCACAATTGTGCTCACACAACCACAGCTAGTACCAGTCAGGTAAGACTTTTTTAACCAATCCAATCCCCTGAAGGGAATGGCCATCAAGGGCAGCATCCTGTAAGTTAGACTTCACCCCAGAGCGAGGCATGAAACCCTTTTATCGCAAGGCATTTGCCCATCTACCCGCACTCAATCGAAACATAGGAGCGAGCTCGGGTCGTCGAACGAACCGCCGACATCGCTTCCGGCAACAGTCTCGACGCTTGCTGCTGTCACTTTGCTGCGCCGTCCTCCTCGGACTCTATGGCACCTTGGCTATAGCCCAGAGTGAAGCCCCCTCCACGTCAACGGAGACGTTCCGCGAAGGCACAATTAACGAAACCAAAGAACGCTCCACGGGCGGAGTTAACCTCCCCAATCCACCCATCAAAGGGCCTGAAGTCGCAGCGCCTCCCACAGGAGACCCCTACGTCTTAGAATTCAATCGCTCTCCGGTGGTGGGTAAACGCTTCAGTTTGCGGGGGATTTACGACGAAGCGCGACTCGGATTTACCCGTCCCCGCGACTGGAAAATCAAAACGGTCAAAGCCCAAATCCGCTATCGCCATTCCCCAGCTCTCTATGCCACACGCTCGAACCTGACCGTTTTGATTAACGGTGCGACCATCGGCAGTATCCCGCTCAACCGCAAAGATGG
This region of Microcoleus sp. AS-A8 genomic DNA includes:
- a CDS encoding Uma2 family endonuclease; translated protein: MVSNLKELIDEPELAGIDDPEERFTTSSVSWQIYEALLTKLENNSHYRITYLDGVLEIVSPSARHEKLKKRLATLIEFYLIRKRIQHTPMGSTTIRNKLKKVGAEPDECYCIGEEKNIPDLAIEVIITSGSIDKLETYRRLGVAEVWLWEINRLKLYHLREETPTVFFSTHGYEQLTASELLPELDLSLLEQCALISDQIQAIDEFEKGIH
- a CDS encoding tetratricopeptide repeat protein, which translates into the protein MMRSEYSPDRSNSRWSRLLTCFIMCGLAGGLPLIPVDGIVPSASAQAIPAAVRRGQSLLQRGLANDAIAAFQQALRSSPNSLEAKLGLAQAYQKAGKDAEAWGAYQRVLEQAPNNVPALKAVGVLGGYRPEWQVRGIEALNTLLSQNPNDNEARAQRALLLGFQGRYSESFADYQVALANNPSPDTLLGAAKIYTYSGNYQQALEFFRRYQATGKKITDYGVPPYAIALRKTGSTAQSVQVLEQELRKSKKLDGLAIELRSELAQSYAANGQIDQALATLEPLRGRQDSALPLARALTTIGRDQRRTDLYSEGVALYQQVLASTPDPNPALVREIADVLSEVPSERAQALSLYQQAAAAQPNNKTLQLKQLILANQLGQLSQAEFRERLLSQFQPLPEDATDRLALAQALVPIDPPDPELLPIYESLLASNVDAPFLNVRVAQMYLQRNQVAQARQALAAYQATAMGAKDLTPELLLADLDRREGNLEASARRYESIISRNPSDRLLSSALRGLAGIRVAQGRADDAIAIYDQLLTRDPNDLVVKLGRASLAYQANRMTEAEASAVLNEWLQQRPNDAPPELFSLVGSLPASAEREALYNSLLAIDPDNTPVQLRRLQVIAKRDPVAAKEEVAKLIARNPNNIGAYFVQADLATALKDYELAIASYQEILQREPNNTGALLGLGGVRFTQQKFAEAREIYQRVLKIEPKNLIARTNLAELNVADDQRFTALDQFKELNAEQQAQSGQTNPELDTRIQQVEVDILKRRGFQPPWERY
- a CDS encoding WecB/TagA/CpsF family glycosyltransferase, giving the protein MSKVKLLNISIDNISQAEFFEKCKSGVVFTPNVDHLMKLQSDPEFVNTYKDATYKLCDSKILFFISRFLGTPIKEKISGSDLFPAFYQYHKNNEDIKIFLLGARVGVALKAQEKINAQVGRTMIVGAHSPSFGFEKNEEECAKIIELINQSGATVLAVGVGAPKQENFISKYKDQFTNIKIFLAIGATIDFEAGNIKRAPKWISEIGMEWLYRLLAEPKRLWKRYLVHGPSFFWLILKQKLNLYVDPFNSDYSEPYKEVSSQNI